The Streptomyces sp. TLI_105 DNA segment GCAGCCGGAGGCGCCGAGCAGGGCGAAGAAGGAGCCCTGCGGGACGGTCAGGTCGAGCGGGTGGACGGCGGTGAACGAGCCGTACGACTTGCTGATCCCGGTGAGACGGACGTCGCCGCCGCCAGTGTTCTTTCCGGTGTGAACAGTCTTGTCAGTCATGGGTTGCTGTCCCAGGGAGTGAGAGAGGTGGACGAGGCCGGACTCAGGCGCCGATGAGCTTGGCGAACTTCTCCTCGTACGCCGTCTCCTCCGCGCTGCTGAGCGAGCGGAAGGCGTGGGACTTCTTGGCCATGGCCTTGTCCGGGAGGATCAGCGTGTTGTTCGCGAGCTCGGGGTCGATCTTGGCGAGCTCGTCCTTCACCCCGTCGACGGGGCAGACGTAGTTGATGTACGCGGCGAGCTGGGCGGCGACGGGAAGCTCGTAGTAGTAGTCGATGAGTTTCTCGGCGTTCGTCTTGTGCCGGGCCTGCGCGGGGACGAGCAGGTTGTCGCTGGACGTGATGTAGCCGGCGGACGGGATGGAGTACTTGATGTCCGGGTTGTCCGCCTGGAGCTGGATGATGTCTCCGGCCCAGGCGAGGCAGGCCGCGATGTCGCCCTTGTCCAGGTCGGAGGTGTAGTCGTTGCCGGTGAAGCGGCGGATCTGCTTCTTGTCGACGCCCTTCTGGAGGCGCCCGATCGCCGCGTCGTAGTCGGCGTCCGTGAAGTTCCCCGGGTCCTTGCCCATGTCGAGCAGGGTCATGCCGACGGAGTCGCGCATCTCGGTGAGGAAGCCGACCCGGCCCTTGAGCGAGGGGTCGTCGAGGAGCTGGGTGACCGAGTCGACCTTCTTGCCGCCGGTCGCCTTGGAGTTGTACGCGATGACGGTCGAGATGCCCGTCCACGGGTACGAGTAGGACCGGCCCGGGTCCCAGTCGGGGCGGCGGAACTGGGCGGAGAGGTTCGCGTAGGCGTTGGGCAGGTTGGCCGGGTCGAGCTTCTGGGCCCAGCCGAGCCGGATGATGCGGGCGGCGAGCCAGTCGGTGACGCAGATCAGGTCGCGGCCGGTGTCCTGGCCGGCCGCGAGCTGCGGCTTGATCTTGCCGAAGAACTCGACGTTGTCATTGATGTCCTCGGTGTACTTGACCTTGATCCCGGTGCGCTTGGCGAACGCCTCCAGGGTCGGGCGGGACTTCTCGTCCTCGCTGACGTCCATGTACTCGGTCCAGTTGGAGAAGGCGACGGTCTTCTCCTTGGCCGACGCGTCGATGGACGCGGGGCCGTTGCCCTCCCGCTTGGCCGGCGGGATGCCACAGGCGCTCAGGCCGGCGAGACCGCCGACCGTGAGCGCGCCGACGCCACCCGCGCGCAGCATCGAACGGCGGCTGAGGGCGCCCCGGCCGCTCGTCATGCTGCGCCGTATCGCCGCCAGCTGCGCGGCGGACAGGCTGTCGGGCTCGTACTGCTCCATGCGCTGTGCCCTTTCGGGATGGGTGGGCCGCTGGTCGGGCGGCGGATTGCTATCGGTCCCCGAAGATCGTGCGGTGCCAGTCCTTGGCCGCCACCGCGGTGTTGTCGAACATCACGTGCTTGACCTGCGTGTACTCCTCGAAGGAGTACGCCGACATGTCCTTTCCGTAGCCGGAGGCCTTGGTGCCGCCGTGGGGCATCTCGCTGATGATCGGGATGTGGTCGTTGACCCACACACATCCCGCCTTGATCTCCCGCGTGGCACGGTTGGCCCGGTAGACGTCACGGCTCCACGCGGAGGCGGCGAGGCCGTAGGGGGTGTCGTTGGCGAGCCGGATGCCCTCGTCGTCGCCGTCGAAGGGCAGGGCCACCAGGACCGGACCGAAGATCTCCGACTGCACGACCTCGCTGTCCTGCGCGGCGCCGGTGATCAGGGTGGGACGGTAGTATGCGCCGTTCTTGAGCTCTCCACCAGGGGCTTCGCCTCCGGTGACGACCGTGGCGTAGCCGCGGGCGCGCTCGACGAAGCCGGCGACGCTGTCGCGGTGGCGGTGGCTGACGAGCGGGCCGAGGTCGGTGCCCGGCGCGAAGGGGTCGCCGACGACGACGGTCTCCATGAGCTCGGCGACCCGGGCGACGAAGGCGTCGAAGAGCGGGCGCTGGACGTACGCGCGCGTGGCGGCGGTGCAGTCCTGGCCGCTGTTGATGAGGGAGGCGGCGACGGCGCCGTGGGCGGCGGCCTCCAGGTCGGCGTCGTCGAAGACGAGGAACGGGGCCTTGCCGCCGAGTTCGAGGTGGAGCCGCTTCACGGTGGCGGTGGCGACCTCGGCGACCCGCTTGCCGACCGGGGTGGAGCCGG contains these protein-coding regions:
- a CDS encoding PotD/PotF family extracellular solute-binding protein → MEQYEPDSLSAAQLAAIRRSMTSGRGALSRRSMLRAGGVGALTVGGLAGLSACGIPPAKREGNGPASIDASAKEKTVAFSNWTEYMDVSEDEKSRPTLEAFAKRTGIKVKYTEDINDNVEFFGKIKPQLAAGQDTGRDLICVTDWLAARIIRLGWAQKLDPANLPNAYANLSAQFRRPDWDPGRSYSYPWTGISTVIAYNSKATGGKKVDSVTQLLDDPSLKGRVGFLTEMRDSVGMTLLDMGKDPGNFTDADYDAAIGRLQKGVDKKQIRRFTGNDYTSDLDKGDIAACLAWAGDIIQLQADNPDIKYSIPSAGYITSSDNLLVPAQARHKTNAEKLIDYYYELPVAAQLAAYINYVCPVDGVKDELAKIDPELANNTLILPDKAMAKKSHAFRSLSSAEETAYEEKFAKLIGA
- a CDS encoding gamma-aminobutyraldehyde dehydrogenase, translated to MTNRFQVTDRFADGAQYIGGRLRAGTSGQEHSVIDPATGESVYTYALASTADVDEAVAAAKAAFPGWAGATPGERSDALHRLAGVLAEWAEDIARVESLQCGKPLKLTTEFDVPGTIDNTAFFAGAARHLQGQSAAEYTGDHTSYIRREPIGVVGSIAPWNYPLQMAAWKVLPAIAAGNTIVLKPAELTPLTSLMFAQAAKEAGIPDGVINIVSGSGRVVGEHLVGHPDVVMTSFTGSTPVGKRVAEVATATVKRLHLELGGKAPFLVFDDADLEAAAHGAVAASLINSGQDCTAATRAYVQRPLFDAFVARVAELMETVVVGDPFAPGTDLGPLVSHRHRDSVAGFVERARGYATVVTGGEAPGGELKNGAYYRPTLITGAAQDSEVVQSEIFGPVLVALPFDGDDEGIRLANDTPYGLAASAWSRDVYRANRATREIKAGCVWVNDHIPIISEMPHGGTKASGYGKDMSAYSFEEYTQVKHVMFDNTAVAAKDWHRTIFGDR